A stretch of Pygocentrus nattereri isolate fPygNat1 chromosome 8, fPygNat1.pri, whole genome shotgun sequence DNA encodes these proteins:
- the taf7 gene encoding transcription initiation factor TFIID subunit 7: MTSKAKVGKVGSKSKEDAPHELESQFVLRLPQEYASTVRQIAQSGSMNLKDRLTIELHADGRHGIVRVDRVPLACKLVDLPCILESLKTVDKKTFYKTADVCQMLVCTLDGDLYPPLEEPTGATDSKSKKKDKDKDKKFIWNHGITCPLKNTRKRRFRKTAKKKYIESPDVEKEVKRLLSTDSEAVSVRWEVIAEDETKEADNNLSLSNLDSSPGVSGHKSHGSSAPRDELREIFNDISSSSEDEEDEGDRHEDEDLNIVDTEDDMVGQLNEKLNESDGGRDENDRNNQIVMEYQVQINSVKAKLQETRARKKQQEDLIMKVENQALKNRFQALLNDIIHQEEREMEQLASLQEQLDSLIEK; this comes from the exons ATGACCTCTAAAGCGAAAG tCGGAAAAGTTGGTTCCAAAAGTAAGGAGGATGCTCCTCATGAGCTGGAGAGTCAATTCGTTCTGCGACTTCCTCAG GAGTATGCCTCCACAGTGAGACAGATTGCTCAATCTGGCAGCATGAATCTTAAAGACAGACTCACTATAGAGTTGCACG CTGATGGCCGTCATGGGATTGTAAGAGTGGATCGTGTCCCTTTAGCATGTAAATTAGTGGATTTGCCCTGCATCCTGGAGTCTTTAAAAACAGTTGACAAGAAGACCTTTTATAAGACTGCAGACGTCTGTCAG ATGTTAGTCTGCACTCTCGATGGAGACCTCTACCCTCCTCTAGAGGAGCCCACTGGCGCTACAGACTCCAAAAGCAAGAAAAAGGACAAGGACAAAGACAAGAAGTTCATCTGGAACCATGGCA TTACCTGCCCTCTAAAGAACACGAGAAAGAGGCGATTCAGAAAGACTGCAAAGAAGAAG TACATTGAATCTCCTGATGTagagaaagaggtaaagagGCTCCTGAGCACAGACTCTGAGGCCGTCAGCGTCC GATGGGAGGTGATTGCTGAGGATGAGACCAAAGAAGCAGATAataatctgtctctctccaatTTGGACTCCTCACCTGGAGTCTCTGGCCACAAAAGCCATGGCTCATCAG CCCCACGTGATGAACTCCGGGAGATTTTTAATGACATCAGCAGTAGCAGCGAGGACGAGGAAGATGAAGGTGACCGACACGAGGATGAAGACCTAAACATTGTGGACACAGAAGACGACATGGTCGGGCAGCTCAATGAGAAGCTCAATGAGTCTGATGGAGGAAGAGATGAGAACGACAGAAACAACCAAATTG TGATGGAGTACCAGGTGCAGATCAACAGTGTCAAGGCCAAGCTGCAGGAGACACGTGCCCGCAAGAAGCAGCAAGAGGATTTGATCATGAAGGTGGAGAATCAGGCTCTAAAG aatcGCTTTCAGGCACTGCTGAACGACATTATCCATCAGGAGGAGCGAGAGATGGAGCAG CTGGCCTCCCTGCAAGAGCAGCTGGACTCCTTGATTGAGAAAtga